The Anguilla rostrata isolate EN2019 chromosome 1, ASM1855537v3, whole genome shotgun sequence nucleotide sequence TATGTTAAAGCGGTCCGCACTGTCATCCACTTGGTTGACTTTATTAGTGCCGTTTCTCAAGCTCTCCCTCCGGCTCCCTGAAGCAACTATTTTCGGCTCTGTAATGTGCACCTTTCGGGGTCGACCCCTCTTACGTTTGATTACCTCAGATTCTGCCGATTTGGTTTCCGTACTTTCATTGGACAGCTGCTTGGCCTCGAGTAGCTCAGGGCTCTCCACTTTTCTGCAGGTGCGTTTGGaactctcagtctctctctcctcactttCTGACTCATCTACATCCGAGGTGTCTGTGGTGTCATCCTCAGACTCATTTGCGTCCTTTTGTCTTGAGCGCGGGTACTTCTTGCAGAATATGAAACCACTTCTCCGCTCCTCTATGTATCGCTCGGTAAGACCATGAGAAGCATAGTGTCTCAGTACGTTCCGTTCAGAGCTCATAACAGAATCACAGCCCTTCAGCATGCAAGGGTATTGCAAGGCAAATTTCTTGGTGCACATCCCGGAGGCTTCCTCTAGGGATTTCAGGGAGGGCTTTCCGAAACTGGTCCAGTGGCATCTTGGCCTTGGATTTCGCCTTTTGTTGCTCCCcttttgcctgtgtttttggttctctctgttctctttccCACCATTTGTTTTAACTCCAGTGATTTTTAACTCCTTTGATCTCTTCGCAGCCTGTTGCTCTCTTTCACGCCTTTTCTGTTTCCGCATCATGAGCTTGTACAAATCCTGGTGTTTATTCATGATGTGCCGCACAACGTTTGAACGCGATGAATAGACACGGTCACAGCCAGCATACTCACACTGGAAAGTTTCTTCTACGCCATCAGCCTTGGATACCTTTGCAATCTTGTGATCTTCTTTAATATGCCCAATGTATCTCTGGAAATCACAGAAAGATGTTGTACATTCTGGCTGATCACACTGGAACCTCTGGAAATTAATCTTGGACATCAGTGCATCGGCTTTGTCCAGGGAAAACTCATGAAGCTGGAGGTAGTGTTGCAACAGGCCGGTTATTTGTGGGAAAATCCTCGAACAGTCTTTAACCTGACAGCGGAACTCGCTAATCCTTTCCACTTCGTCCTCCCCCTCACAACTGATATCCTCACTGTGGTCAGTATCCTCTGTGTCAAATTTTGGCAGAGCAGAGTGATGCACAGCCTTGTAATGAAGGATGAGATTTTGCTGGATGGTGAAAGCAGCAACACATCCCTCGTGAACACAGCGGTATGGTCTATAGGGGCTGAAAGCATCTTCCACTTCATTGTTTTCCACCTTTTTCTCTTTAGTTTTTTGTGGGCTTTCAATTTGGGATTTTACCGTTGTGGGTTGATTAAGTTTAGAAGCCATTTTTTCAAGAGGGGAACTAGTCTCAGCTCGACTGGAACTTGCTTGAGGAGACACTGATGCAGCTAATCTCACAGAGGCTCTTGCAGGTCTTCTCAGCTGCCTCTCTAAGCATGGGCCAGCTGCACATGAATGTTGTACATTAGGAGACTGGCCTGCATTACTCATCTGTTGAGCTGAGGTCTGCTCTTTAAAAGAACAAGAAACATATTCCTTTGTTATTGCTTTTTGTTTATGCCCTGTATTTTGTTCAGACGGTAAATGTAATTGTTCTTGCCTTTTGTCTATAATTGTTTTAGATGTTGCATAGTTTAGAGGGACATTCTGGGAATGGGATGGATTCATTCTACAGATGCCATTTTGACTACTGCTAAATTCCTTCTCAAGAATATCTTTATCTGCCTTTTTGTTAGACCAAAAGCGCACCTTCTGCTTGGCAAACTCCTCTCGTGACATTTTGTGAACCGACTCGCAATGCACTCTGAGATTTGTGTTTCTGGTGAATGTCTTCCTGCATATTGGACAACAATAAGGAGAAAACTTTGCTGGGCTTTTCTTTAGTTCTGTAATCATATCATTAGTGTAGCTATGTACCCTGATAAGGTGTTTGAACAGTGCTTCCTTCGTCATAGCCCCATACTTGCAACCCTCTTCTTCACACAAGAATGGTTTTGAGATGTTttccaaaatatcaatttcatttGTTCTCTCTACATCTACAGTTTTCAAAGATTCAACATTATTTGGGAGTTCTTCGTTGCAACCAGAAACATTCGGAGGGGAACAGCTATCTACAGAAGACTGATCTTCAATAGTTTCCTTATCTAGATCCAATCTCTGTAGTGCTTTCTGAATTTCCATCACTGTTTCATCACCAGCAGACAAAGCAGGGCTCTCATTATTTTTCATAGGTTCCCCTAATACTAATTTTTCACAAACCACTGAAGAACCCTCTGCCAGTTCGGTGCAACTTTGCATAGGCAATGTTCCATCAGTCTGGGAAGGGGGTGCAGTGGTTGTTCCCCCACTGCTAGATTGGGCTTTGCAGTCATTGTTAGTCTTCTGAATTACCATAGAAATGCCAGTGCTCTGGCAGCTTTCTGCAACTTCAGGAACACCAGATAAATCAGGACCAGTGCTTGCATCAGAAACTGGTTCTTCATAAACATTGCCCCTTCTGAGAATATCCCCAGCTAAAATCTGATCGCGtaattttttctttatgttctcatcacagtttttgttttgattaaagTCCAGGGGGTTCCTCAGCTTCAGTAAAAATTGCTGAACATCAGGTGAAGTTAACTGTGGTGATGGATTTCTTGTCAGATTTTCAGCAAGACTGGAAATGGTGGCCAGCAGAGTATCATTTGATAGCCCAAACCTCTGGGATTTCCCAGCATTCTCCTTTAGCTCTCTCATTTTGCTCAACGCTTCAGCTCTTAGGATTTCATTTAGATGATCTGTGGGATAGCCATTTTCTAAACTGGCATTTTGTACTAGTACCGAAGGGAGAGGTTGAGACAAAAGACTGCTCTCCAGCTGCGGTTCTTCGGACTTGTTGAAACCCTCCTCACTGTATTCTTTTTCTGTCTTGAAATTAAGATTCCCTGTGTGCTGTATGACTGTGCTCTCTGGCAAACGGTCATCGGATGAGTATGACTCACAGGGTTTGTGGAATGTCCCTTGAGCAAACTGAGAGGACTCAAAAATGGAATGGCTTCGAATGGGGAGTTTATCAAAACATTGCAGGGATTCACCATCTTTTCTACCCTCACATACTAAAGTATTAGCTTGTGTTAAAGTGACATTGGGAGAGCGCTCCTGTTCCATAGCACCACTGAATGACTGCGCTGGCTGGTCTTCACAATGCATGTTTGGATTTATAGTTGAAGCTGCTGGTTGGTTATAGACATCAGTAGTCTGTGGAGACTTGTGAACAGTCAAGCCAGTCTGAGTAAGATCTTTACAAAGGGATCGCTTTGATAAATGACCCCCGAGTGATTTGGGGCTTTGGAATTCTCTAAAGCATCTACAACATAGATACTTCCCATCCTTAAAAATAGCTGGCCATTTAGATCTTTTGCTAGGTTTCACTCTTTTCATTTGTGGGGTCGTGCCTTGTCCTGAAATATTACTACTTTCTAAGGATTCAACATCAACTCTGGAAAGTAAGGCTTCTCCCATGGATGAGATACTCATTTGTGAATGAGCCGTTTTTTCTGAAGTGATCAAACCTAAAGATGAACCACTTTGCAACTGCAATGGCAATACACGACTTGCTGAATTGCCTGGTTGATCTTCCAAAATGTCTTTTGCACCATCAAGGACATTTTTAACAGCCGATACCAGGTCAGACCTGCCTACTGCATGCTTATTAGGTGATGTGGTGTGATTGGATGAGGAAATATTTATCAATCCTTCATCTGTTTTCTGGGGAGGTGCAGCAAAAGATACACTGGTAGAGAAATGAGACGGACAGGAACTTTCACCTAACAAGAGGGCAGATAGCTGTGAGTCCTGGTCCATGGGTGACTGGAAGATAGAATTAGTACTTCTACTGTTAGTGGTCTGAAAAGCAGGCCCACTGTTATTCATTGAAGACCCTCCATCTACTGAATTGAATGTTATTCCAGAATTAACATTGTCAGCCTGCTTTAAACAGAAAACTGGATCTGCATTTGTCTGAATCTTACTCTGCCAAGTTCCACTGCAAATCTGAGTTGTCACAAATGAGTTAGTATCATGAGCAgctgaaatcttatctacacCTGATATTCCATTATAAATTGGATTCACTGTACCTGATGCGTGAGCAGAGCTCACCTGTGAGGGATAGCCAGCATGAGATTTGTTAATTTCAGAAGACAAAACATGACTATCAACAGACTGATGTTCTTGGGGCAAACGCACTGAAGGGTGGTTGGTCTGACGGGAATTTTCAGAATGGTTCCCAATAAGTAAAGGCAGAAGTGAGCTATTAGCAATGTCAGCCTGCATTGGTCCAGTCCGGGTAAGTGCAGCTGCACTATGAGGATGTCCAGGCTGAGAAGGCAATACAGCATTCATGACATTTTCTGCCAACTTTCCAGGAGAAGCGGGTGGATTTTTACAACTGGTTGCATATGGCATCTGTTGGTTTGTGATGCTCTGAGCATCTGTTACAGGAAGTACTTTCTTTCCTCTTACAGGCCGCACCCTTGTAGGGCCTTTTGAGACTTTACTGTTCTCCTTTGCCAATTTCCACTGTACATAGAACTCAGGATGCGCCGTTTTCATATGCTTATTGACGCTTTTTGTGCAGCTGTAATTCCGAGAACATGTCTCCAATAGGCAGTAGTGCCTCTCCTTTGCCCCCTCAGGTGCAGCAAGACCACTACTGGATTGATGAGAAATATTACCTATTGTCTTGTCCCTGACAGCCAGGCCTGTATCAAGTTGAGCAGAAACCGCTGTAGCCACAACAGATTTGGCAGCAGCAGAATTCAAATTAGACATACTGGGAGGGATCTGCTGTACAACTAGTTTTTTGTCAAATGTGCACAACTGGTTTGCTGGTCCTGAGCCTATGCAGTCATAAGTGTTTTGACTTACATGATGGGCAAATTCAAGAGGTTCACTTTTACAGGAGACACTACAGGAGGTTACAGGATGATTCCATTCACATGAATATAGCTTTGGGTCCTGCAAATCTGTTTGAGTTTGACTGCAGGACCAATCTAGTGACTGAGTGGGTAAAAAATCCTGATTACTTTGATCTGAAGTAGTGAATAAAACTGGATTCTGAGCGTGAGGCTGCTGAAGATCTAGGGCAGATGGCGCCTGCAA carries:
- the LOC135253754 gene encoding zinc finger protein 292-like, translating into MADEEAERERGTKIGTEKTILSLRERLQELDTALKDSPESPFHSATEYCQKFCEVLVEFGAQWKVDVDPLPLLEVYTEAILSYARATPYLSSECENVPLILERLTLSCAELLLAQTELVPSALWERFQSSVQTSHSLLQQNGNSQLRMLCALSKERGVWSNRTLCHILANDALQTEKVHEFLALEGPVLLELRVKQLKNSNHFEKAALLAKQCAEYPEFGGRGNFTQTYLVCLCAAEPQEQLMQKISEVDCKEVLEMVCNLESDGDDRGALSLCSAFLARQLLQSDVYCAWELTLFWSKLLKRVEPSAQVFLDRCRRLSRLSKTVYHILFLIKVVQAELQDEGLPVCIEMCIQALRMASSNEGNVKATICKTISCLLPTDLEVKRACQLTEFLLEPTVDSYYAVEALYNEPDQKQDENNSPVPYSLRCELFLVFKTLWPFDPEFLDWKALKHHCLVLMGEQSSIVSSIDKLNDSKNLDETDGDEEGGESHDDFKDPTDCFLDTMNQLNEIEDERLKKREIKKLREKGFISARFRNWQAYVQYCVLCDKEFLGHRIVRHAQKHYSDGVYSCPICTTNFNSKEQLIPHVASHVKQSCKERLAAMKTSRVLATSKKTISDPASSLKTESVIETFEEEQSMEHFCPVTNCQKGFKFFRNMMAHVKTHGNNEEAKCFLEIQSKKVVCNFCRRQFVSIAHLNDHLQMHCSDKPYICVQLNCKARFLSNTELLMHRKEHTTFKAKCLFPNCGKIFTEAYMLYDHEARHYNTFTCKVSGCGKIFHAKSQLDLHQEDHVTKQDLLVTEEKTWVLADVKTEAPIQIQLDQEVNCPSMNTLLSNDEDHSLQNAVQPLSSSSTSSTNELVTREASPIKIKHSVESMLNTTSSSTCGVEHNISVKVQPGAEPQQQILNSDDPMVQSSGNLYVSHSEQPELENILPSYHNLMEVDSQGQACTLNQTITQNLQAPSALDLQQPHAQNPVLFTTSDQSNQDFLPTQSLDWSCSQTQTDLQDPKLYSCEWNHPVTSCSVSCKSEPLEFAHHVSQNTYDCIGSGPANQLCTFDKKLVVQQIPPSMSNLNSAAAKSVVATAVSAQLDTGLAVRDKTIGNISHQSSSGLAAPEGAKERHYCLLETCSRNYSCTKSVNKHMKTAHPEFYVQWKLAKENSKVSKGPTRVRPVRGKKVLPVTDAQSITNQQMPYATSCKNPPASPGKLAENVMNAVLPSQPGHPHSAAALTRTGPMQADIANSSLLPLLIGNHSENSRQTNHPSVRLPQEHQSVDSHVLSSEINKSHAGYPSQVSSAHASGTVNPIYNGISGVDKISAAHDTNSFVTTQICSGTWQSKIQTNADPVFCLKQADNVNSGITFNSVDGGSSMNNSGPAFQTTNSRSTNSIFQSPMDQDSQLSALLLGESSCPSHFSTSVSFAAPPQKTDEGLINISSSNHTTSPNKHAVGRSDLVSAVKNVLDGAKDILEDQPGNSASRVLPLQLQSGSSLGLITSEKTAHSQMSISSMGEALLSRVDVESLESSNISGQGTTPQMKRVKPSKRSKWPAIFKDGKYLCCRCFREFQSPKSLGGHLSKRSLCKDLTQTGLTVHKSPQTTDVYNQPAASTINPNMHCEDQPAQSFSGAMEQERSPNVTLTQANTLVCEGRKDGESLQCFDKLPIRSHSIFESSQFAQGTFHKPCESYSSDDRLPESTVIQHTGNLNFKTEKEYSEEGFNKSEEPQLESSLLSQPLPSVLVQNASLENGYPTDHLNEILRAEALSKMRELKENAGKSQRFGLSNDTLLATISSLAENLTRNPSPQLTSPDVQQFLLKLRNPLDFNQNKNCDENIKKKLRDQILAGDILRRGNVYEEPVSDASTGPDLSGVPEVAESCQSTGISMVIQKTNNDCKAQSSSGGTTTAPPSQTDGTLPMQSCTELAEGSSVVCEKLVLGEPMKNNESPALSAGDETVMEIQKALQRLDLDKETIEDQSSVDSCSPPNVSGCNEELPNNVESLKTVDVERTNEIDILENISKPFLCEEEGCKYGAMTKEALFKHLIRVHSYTNDMITELKKSPAKFSPYCCPICRKTFTRNTNLRVHCESVHKMSREEFAKQKVRFWSNKKADKDILEKEFSSSQNGICRMNPSHSQNVPLNYATSKTIIDKRQEQLHLPSEQNTGHKQKAITKEYVSCSFKEQTSAQQMSNAGQSPNVQHSCAAGPCLERQLRRPARASVRLAASVSPQASSSRAETSSPLEKMASKLNQPTTVKSQIESPQKTKEKKVENNEVEDAFSPYRPYRCVHEGCVAAFTIQQNLILHYKAVHHSALPKFDTEDTDHSEDISCEGEDEVERISEFRCQVKDCSRIFPQITGLLQHYLQLHEFSLDKADALMSKINFQRFQCDQPECTTSFCDFQRYIGHIKEDHKIAKVSKADGVEETFQCEYAGCDRVYSSRSNVVRHIMNKHQDLYKLMMRKQKRREREQQAAKRSKELKITGVKTNGGKENRENQKHRQKGSNKRRNPRPRCHWTSFGKPSLKSLEEASGMCTKKFALQYPCMLKGCDSVMSSERNVLRHYASHGLTERYIEERRSGFIFCKKYPRSRQKDANESEDDTTDTSDVDESESEERETESSKRTCRKVESPELLEAKQLSNESTETKSAESEVIKRKRGRPRKVHITEPKIVASGSRRESLRNGTNKVNQVDDSADRFNIVQEQKGQPEKAMSLSSFKPMGFEVSFLQFLEKSAERRHPAKRKASERHSNEMPSKRRRTLQQRTVNIICERPNLHRRAKNHQSLVDFRNPLKLKSVKNVKIVVDTTFSSSADLLLKQLQEMRPMVILKKWLYS